In a genomic window of Brassica rapa cultivar Chiifu-401-42 chromosome A10, CAAS_Brap_v3.01, whole genome shotgun sequence:
- the LOC103844097 gene encoding protein RESTRICTED TEV MOVEMENT 1 — MKLNITSIRKLKRVGRKRMEGKLMKIGPVGKHDARSTTIVNWDEGSHNGILSQIFISHNASGIMSIQFQFVVDGKFVLSDCHGPGLGNMFDVIELTYPHEFIIGISGECYKYEGSNPHIRSLKFTTNTSEYGPFGTSSSSNEKFSFKLGRSPQLGGFHGTYDASGLQYIGFYLRPKTVQPKIDKSNAKVLESKIVLG, encoded by the exons ATGAAATTAAACATAACATCAATAAGAAAGCTTAAGAGAGTTGGTCGTAAAAGAATGGAAGGAAAGTTGATGAAGATAGGACCAGTAGGGAAGCATGATGCTAGAAGCACAACAATTGTTAACTGGGATGAAGGAAGTCACAATGGCATCCTCTCTCAGATCTTTATATCTCATAATGCCTCAGGAATCATGTCTATTCAGTTCCAGTTCGTGGTAGACGGAAAGTTTGTTTTATCCGACTGTCACGGTCCAGGTTTGGGCAACATGTTTGACGTT ATAGAGCTGACCTATCCGCACGAGTTCATAATTGGAATAAGTGGAGAGTGTTACAAATACGAAGGTAGCAATCCTCACATAAGATCTCTCAAATTCACTACCAACACTAGTGAATACGGTCCTTTTGGTACCTCCAGTTCCAGCAACGAAAAATTCTCGTTTAAACTCGGGAGATCTCCTCAGCTTGGCGGTTTCCATGGGACTTACGATGCATCCGGACTACAGTACATCGGTTTTTACCTCAGGCCTAAAACAGTTCAACCCAAAATAGATAAAAGCAATGCAAAAGTACTGGAGTCAAAGATTGTCTTGggctaa
- the LOC103844096 gene encoding vesicle transport protein GOT1, which yields MAYELTEQKKVGLGLIGFGLSFSFLGVILYFDRGLLALGNLFWLIGVGLLLGWQSTWRLFTNVNNLKGTVCFVLGLFLIFVRWPIIGIILETYGCIVLFGGFWSTVKMFLSQIPFVGWMIQYPLMVLEQLVRGSR from the exons ATGGCGTATGAACTAACTGAGcaaaaga AAGTTGGGTTAGGCCTGATTGGCTTTGGTTTATCATTTTCGTTTCTTGGTGTCATCTTGTACTTTGACAGAGGTTTGCTCGCTCTTGGAAAC TTGTTTTGGTTGATAGGTGTTGGGCTTTTACTTGGTTGGCAGTCAACTTGGAGACTATTCACCAACGTTAACAACTTGAAG GGCACAGTCTGTTTCGTGCTTGGACTCTTTCTTATATTTGTACGTTGGCCAATAATAGGCATTATCCTTGAGACATATGGTTGCATTGTCCTATTCGG CGGATTTTGGTCAACGGTAAAGATGTTCCTGTCCCAGATTCCTTTTGTTGGATGGATGATTCAGTATCCTCTCATG GTTCTTGAGCAACTTGTACGAGGTTCTCGTTGA
- the LOC103844095 gene encoding sn1-specific diacylglycerol lipase beta isoform X2, whose protein sequence is MWITRLKRVRRTILVLAIANLAVIVSGCVLTLVSNSNCDSPAQLFPLYAVCLAACVKLASMVKVATTQELMAITIMDSPTQISLDRKMKYKTWLWWTRFAMVITLLQFLGATYLMFRVSTFVSPDGMPRHCVLGLSPETRGWKQRLQASFLITVCVVALAQCFTGSDILQWRSFYATQDDAWKAHYQEVFDHGIREVLCCLGRREYMGVIEEDEVCSVARLLGDLVSYRASGTGHLEFLAGLALLQNNSQFPESYDEDCMEAPAFHLQEAATFHKFAEAAYTGPLLDVGRNPALFLCTWVCRQGILTPWSRKWRPKLDGDNWWRGHAAAFLKFIDFPAHVLRRGRICSEKCKATYFVVVLHYLRCVVIAVRGTETAEDLITDGLGRACSLTPEDLDGLANRIRVMDSSRTHYGHSGIVEAARDLFTQIEGDPGESGSSGFLSSLIGDGGECAGYSIRIVGHSLGGAIASLLGIRIKMWQRHVLNLLQALYSIMNSHHAFRMDQSADYK, encoded by the exons ATGTGGATTACGAGGTTGAAGAGAGTCAGGAGAACGATACTGGTTCTCGCCATTGCCAATTTGGCCGTCATTGTCTCCGGCTGTGTTCTGACTCTCGTTTCCAACTCAAACTGCGACAGCCCCGCTCAACTATTCCCCCTCTATGCCGTCTGTTTAGCCGCATGCGTCAAACTAGCCTCCATGGTTAAGGTCGCCACTACACAGGAACTCATGGCTATCACCATTATGGATTCTCCTACTCAGATCAGCCTCGATAGAAAG ATGAAGTATAAGACATGGCTTTGGTGGACTCGGTTTGCAATGGTAATAACTCTACTGCAGTTTCTTGGTGCAACTTACCTTATGTTCCGTGTCTCCACATTCGTTTCCCCTGATGGCATGCCAAGACATTGCGTTTTAG GGCTATCTCCAGAGACTCGTGGGTGGAAGCAAAGGCTGCAGGCTTCCTTCTTGATCACAGTTTGCGTCGTTGCGTTGGCTCAATGCTTCACGGGATCAGATATATTGCAATGGCGGTCTTTCTACGCAACTCAAGATGATGCATGGAAAGCTCATTACCAGGAGGTGTTTGACCATGGGATTCGTGAAGTTTTGTGCTGTCTTGGACGCCGTGAATATAT GGGTGTTATCGAGGAAGATGAAGTGTGTTCAGTTGCAAGACTTTTGGGTGATCTTGTTTCATATAGAGCATCAGGCACTGGCCATTTGGAGTTTTTGGCAG GCCTTGCTCTGTTGCAGAACAATAGCCAGTTTCCTGAATCATACGATGAGGACTGTATGGAAGCTCCAGCGTTTCATCTTCAGGAGGCTGCTACGTTTCATAAATTTGCAGAAGCTGCATATACT GGGCCACTGCTTGATGTTGGGAGAAACCCTGCCTTGTTTTTATGCACATGGGTCTGTAGGCAAGGGATCTTAACACCTTGGAGCCGTAAATG GAGGCCTAAACTTGATGGTGATAATTGGTGGAGAGGTCATGCAGCTGCCTTCCTTAAGTTTATAGATTTTCCTGCTCATGTTCTTCGCCGAGGTCGAATCTGTagt GAGAAGTGTAAAGCAACATACTTCGTTGTAGTCTTACATTATCTAAGATGTGTTGTAATTGCTGTTAGAGGAACTGAGACGGCTGAAGACCTCATAACTGATGGTTTAGGTCGTGCTTGTTCACTAACTCCTGAAGACTTGGACGGCCTAGCAAA TCGCATTCGTGTTATGGATTCTTCTCGTACACACTACGGGCATTCGGGAATAGTAGAAGCTGCGAGAGATCTATTTACGCAAATAGAAGGAGACCCTGGAG AGTCAGGATCTAGTGGCTTCCTGTCCTCGTTGATTGGTGATGGAGGCGAGTGTGCTGGCTACAGCATTCGCATCGTTGGGCACTCCTTAGGAGGTGCTATTGCCTCCTTATTAGGAATTAGA ATCAAGATGTGGCAGAGGCATGTTCTGAATTTGTTACaag CATTGTACTCGATAATGAATTCTCATCACGCCTTTCGTATGGATCAATCCGCCGACTACAAGTAG
- the LOC103844095 gene encoding sn1-specific diacylglycerol lipase beta isoform X1 — MWITRLKRVRRTILVLAIANLAVIVSGCVLTLVSNSNCDSPAQLFPLYAVCLAACVKLASMVKVATTQELMAITIMDSPTQISLDRKMKYKTWLWWTRFAMVITLLQFLGATYLMFRVSTFVSPDGMPRHCVLGLSPETRGWKQRLQASFLITVCVVALAQCFTGSDILQWRSFYATQDDAWKAHYQEVFDHGIREVLCCLGRREYMGVIEEDEVCSVARLLGDLVSYRASGTGHLEFLAGLALLQNNSQFPESYDEDCMEAPAFHLQEAATFHKFAEAAYTGPLLDVGRNPALFLCTWVCRQGILTPWSRKWRPKLDGDNWWRGHAAAFLKFIDFPAHVLRRGRICSEKCKATYFVVVLHYLRCVVIAVRGTETAEDLITDGLGRACSLTPEDLDGLANRIRVMDSSRTHYGHSGIVEAARDLFTQIEGDPGESGSSGFLSSLIGDGGECAGYSIRIVGHSLGGAIASLLGIRLRCRFPDLYVYAYGPLPCVDQDVAEACSEFVTSIVLDNEFSSRLSYGSIRRLQVAAIKVLSQDPKADTALIFRLARRFLSASKRHRQNDVQEQTTGEAIPSIVVVDDSQEEAVAEMRQHDEEFINPFHETAVSTDSPVSQFIGTVQTRVDDVDDEAPEMFLPGLVIHIVHEGNNMSVPIWRGWPICDVPDGYKAYVANRESFKEIMVSPSMFLDHLPWRCRHAMQKVLESRNLYCDLTSDLT, encoded by the exons ATGTGGATTACGAGGTTGAAGAGAGTCAGGAGAACGATACTGGTTCTCGCCATTGCCAATTTGGCCGTCATTGTCTCCGGCTGTGTTCTGACTCTCGTTTCCAACTCAAACTGCGACAGCCCCGCTCAACTATTCCCCCTCTATGCCGTCTGTTTAGCCGCATGCGTCAAACTAGCCTCCATGGTTAAGGTCGCCACTACACAGGAACTCATGGCTATCACCATTATGGATTCTCCTACTCAGATCAGCCTCGATAGAAAG ATGAAGTATAAGACATGGCTTTGGTGGACTCGGTTTGCAATGGTAATAACTCTACTGCAGTTTCTTGGTGCAACTTACCTTATGTTCCGTGTCTCCACATTCGTTTCCCCTGATGGCATGCCAAGACATTGCGTTTTAG GGCTATCTCCAGAGACTCGTGGGTGGAAGCAAAGGCTGCAGGCTTCCTTCTTGATCACAGTTTGCGTCGTTGCGTTGGCTCAATGCTTCACGGGATCAGATATATTGCAATGGCGGTCTTTCTACGCAACTCAAGATGATGCATGGAAAGCTCATTACCAGGAGGTGTTTGACCATGGGATTCGTGAAGTTTTGTGCTGTCTTGGACGCCGTGAATATAT GGGTGTTATCGAGGAAGATGAAGTGTGTTCAGTTGCAAGACTTTTGGGTGATCTTGTTTCATATAGAGCATCAGGCACTGGCCATTTGGAGTTTTTGGCAG GCCTTGCTCTGTTGCAGAACAATAGCCAGTTTCCTGAATCATACGATGAGGACTGTATGGAAGCTCCAGCGTTTCATCTTCAGGAGGCTGCTACGTTTCATAAATTTGCAGAAGCTGCATATACT GGGCCACTGCTTGATGTTGGGAGAAACCCTGCCTTGTTTTTATGCACATGGGTCTGTAGGCAAGGGATCTTAACACCTTGGAGCCGTAAATG GAGGCCTAAACTTGATGGTGATAATTGGTGGAGAGGTCATGCAGCTGCCTTCCTTAAGTTTATAGATTTTCCTGCTCATGTTCTTCGCCGAGGTCGAATCTGTagt GAGAAGTGTAAAGCAACATACTTCGTTGTAGTCTTACATTATCTAAGATGTGTTGTAATTGCTGTTAGAGGAACTGAGACGGCTGAAGACCTCATAACTGATGGTTTAGGTCGTGCTTGTTCACTAACTCCTGAAGACTTGGACGGCCTAGCAAA TCGCATTCGTGTTATGGATTCTTCTCGTACACACTACGGGCATTCGGGAATAGTAGAAGCTGCGAGAGATCTATTTACGCAAATAGAAGGAGACCCTGGAG AGTCAGGATCTAGTGGCTTCCTGTCCTCGTTGATTGGTGATGGAGGCGAGTGTGCTGGCTACAGCATTCGCATCGTTGGGCACTCCTTAGGAGGTGCTATTGCCTCCTTATTAGGAATTAGA CTTCGTTGCAGATTCCCTGACCTATATGTATATGCCTACGGTCCCCTCCCATGTGTAGATCAAGATGTGGCAGAGGCATGTTCTGAATTTGTTACaag CATTGTACTCGATAATGAATTCTCATCACGCCTTTCGTATGGATCAATCCGCCGACTACAAGTAGCAGCAATCAAAGTCCTGTCTCAAGACCCTAAAGCTGACACAGCACTCATTTTCAGACTCGCACGCCGGTTCTTGTCTGCTAGCAAACGGCACAGACAAAATGATGTCCAAGAACAAACTACAGGAGAAGCTATACCATCAATAGTAGTTG tTGACGATTCACAAGAAGAAGCAGTAGCAGAAATGAGGCAACATGATGAGGAATTCATTAATCCGTTCCACGAGACGGCGGTCTCAACAGATAGTCCTGTCTCTCAGTTTATAGGAACAGTTCAAACAAGAGTagatgatgttgatgatgaaGCTCCGGAGATGTTCTTGCCTGGTTTAGTCATCCATATTGTACACGAAGGAAACAACATGAGCGTGCCTATATGGCGAGGGTGGCCGATATGTGATGTGCCAGATGGTTACAAAGCTTATGTTGCAAACAGAGAGAGCTTCAAAGAAATTATGGTTTCTCCATCAATGTTCCTTGATCATCTTCCCTGGAG ATGCAGACACGCAATGCAGAAGGTTTTAGAATCTCGCAATCTCTACTGCGACCTGACTAGTGATCTGACATAG